In one window of Deltaproteobacteria bacterium DNA:
- a CDS encoding protein kinase produces MRVCPGCRGTFGQDQASCPQDGLPLLELSRTFAGADAGGYASKPDVPLEPGMLVAEYRVEGLLAVGGMGAVYAAIHPVISKRVAIKVLNRRFAQDPKAVARFVLEARAVNQIGHHNIVDIFAIGELDDGRNYLVMELLDGLGLHLVLAGAQRLEAGHLPLLFEQLCDALDAAHAKGFIHRDLKPENVIVLRRPPHPLIKILDFGIAKLRGGSPSEETQAGMVLGTPEYMAPEQCRGLGLDVRADVYSLGVMLFELVTGRKPFVDPNPVRVMTMQLRDKPPRPSQLAPVPAALEAVILKAMAKRPAERYSSAGELMEHLRAAVPDVLPWKPLLSRAESTLAAQRPRADAAARRAASAKETPLPADPPGDEADPTLPSVAPSLEAPGLPAPGTPPANEASAAERSKGGEAGPAGPPPSRPNPQRVTVLSPVSLTGEMEGLGPSPSTAHGVFDDDGETLISDRPDRPSRTDVIRAELGMEPDELENTQLDYELPAGVREASRLAPDAAEAFSSSSFAAPGEGRSARTAPARQKPPGRLLVLAALTALAVVIATGLLVLLLAR; encoded by the coding sequence ATGCGCGTCTGCCCCGGCTGCCGAGGAACCTTCGGTCAGGACCAGGCGAGCTGTCCCCAGGACGGCCTGCCCCTGCTCGAGCTCAGCCGCACCTTCGCGGGTGCCGACGCCGGCGGCTACGCTTCGAAGCCCGACGTGCCCCTCGAGCCCGGGATGCTCGTCGCCGAATATCGCGTGGAAGGGCTCCTCGCCGTCGGAGGGATGGGCGCGGTCTACGCCGCCATCCACCCCGTGATCAGCAAGCGGGTGGCGATCAAGGTGCTCAACCGACGCTTCGCCCAGGACCCGAAGGCCGTGGCCCGGTTCGTCCTCGAGGCGCGGGCCGTCAACCAGATCGGCCATCACAACATCGTGGACATCTTCGCCATCGGCGAGCTCGACGACGGGCGAAACTATCTGGTGATGGAGCTCCTCGACGGCCTGGGGCTCCACCTGGTGCTCGCGGGGGCGCAGCGACTCGAGGCCGGGCACCTGCCCCTCCTCTTCGAGCAGCTCTGTGACGCCCTCGACGCGGCGCACGCCAAGGGCTTCATCCATCGCGACCTGAAGCCCGAGAACGTCATCGTGCTCCGACGGCCGCCCCACCCGCTGATCAAGATCCTGGACTTCGGCATCGCCAAGCTGCGCGGCGGCTCGCCGAGCGAGGAGACGCAGGCCGGCATGGTGCTCGGCACCCCCGAATACATGGCCCCGGAACAATGCCGCGGGCTCGGTCTCGACGTGCGCGCCGACGTGTACTCGCTCGGGGTGATGCTCTTCGAGCTGGTCACGGGGCGAAAGCCCTTCGTCGACCCGAACCCGGTGCGCGTGATGACGATGCAGCTGCGCGACAAGCCGCCCCGGCCGTCGCAGCTCGCCCCGGTACCGGCCGCCCTCGAGGCCGTGATCCTGAAGGCCATGGCCAAGCGGCCCGCAGAGCGGTATTCCAGCGCCGGCGAGCTGATGGAACACCTTCGCGCCGCCGTCCCCGACGTGCTGCCGTGGAAACCGCTCCTCTCGCGCGCGGAGTCCACCCTGGCGGCGCAACGTCCCCGCGCGGATGCTGCCGCCCGTCGAGCCGCCTCTGCGAAGGAGACGCCGCTCCCGGCCGATCCACCGGGCGACGAGGCCGACCCCACCCTCCCGTCGGTCGCCCCCTCCCTCGAGGCGCCGGGCCTGCCCGCCCCCGGCACCCCGCCCGCCAACGAGGCGAGCGCCGCCGAACGCTCGAAGGGGGGCGAGGCCGGGCCGGCCGGCCCACCTCCCAGCCGCCCGAACCCTCAACGCGTCACGGTGCTCTCTCCGGTCTCGCTGACCGGCGAGATGGAAGGCCTCGGCCCGAGCCCGTCGACCGCCCACGGCGTCTTCGACGACGACGGCGAGACGCTCATCTCCGACCGCCCCGACCGACCCTCGCGCACGGACGTGATCCGCGCCGAGCTCGGCATGGAACCGGACGAGCTCGAGAACACGCAGCTCGACTACGAGTTGCCGGCCGGCGTGCGCGAAGCCTCGAGGCTCGCCCCCGACGCGGCGGAAGCCTTCAGCTCGAGTTCCTTCGCGGCGCCTGGGGAGGGCCGCTCCGCGCGCACGGCTCCTGCTCGGCAGAAGCCCCCGGGCCGGCTGCTGGTCCTCGCGGCTCTCACGGCGCTGGCGGTGGTCATCGCGACGGGTCTGCTGGTGCTGCTGCTCGCGCGGTGA
- a CDS encoding alpha/beta hydrolase, with product MLLPAEILAALGPMDQGRVVTDDGTQLLYQRFGAGPPVVLANGIGVRYPGLVRQIEALREAHQVICWDYRGMGQSVLGHPLGDVTMPRHARDALAVLDHLGLSQAVFVGWSMGVQVALEVARLAPERMTGLVALLGSYGIPFRTAFPEPVALIAERALAFLGKYPELSQKLLDLAVALPGAAFRLLSTVTFVSAQADPAVFAADVRCVAGADKRTYMRTLLSLADHDASDVLSGVTCPTLVICGTRDTVTPPRVAKYMAERIAGADYREVEGGSHFALIEQPELVNRWLVEFARTIYPATQGQLGDLPVPLVAAAQSSDEDEPVARRM from the coding sequence ATGCTACTGCCGGCCGAGATTCTTGCCGCGCTGGGACCGATGGACCAAGGGCGCGTCGTCACCGACGACGGAACGCAGCTCCTCTACCAGCGCTTCGGCGCCGGCCCGCCCGTGGTGCTCGCGAACGGCATCGGCGTGCGCTACCCGGGGCTCGTGCGCCAGATCGAGGCGCTCCGGGAAGCGCACCAGGTCATCTGCTGGGACTACCGCGGGATGGGCCAGAGCGTCCTCGGGCATCCGCTCGGCGACGTGACCATGCCGCGGCACGCGCGCGACGCGCTCGCGGTGCTGGATCACCTGGGCCTCTCGCAGGCGGTCTTCGTGGGCTGGAGCATGGGGGTGCAGGTGGCGCTCGAGGTGGCCCGCCTGGCCCCGGAGCGCATGACGGGGCTCGTGGCGCTCCTCGGGAGCTACGGCATCCCCTTCCGCACCGCCTTTCCCGAGCCGGTCGCCCTGATCGCCGAGCGCGCGCTCGCGTTCCTCGGCAAGTACCCCGAGCTCTCGCAGAAGCTCCTCGACCTCGCGGTGGCGCTCCCGGGGGCGGCGTTCCGTTTGCTCTCGACCGTGACGTTCGTCAGCGCGCAGGCCGACCCGGCGGTCTTCGCGGCCGACGTGCGCTGCGTGGCGGGGGCCGACAAGCGGACCTACATGCGCACCCTCCTGAGCCTCGCCGACCACGACGCCTCCGACGTCCTGTCGGGGGTCACCTGCCCGACGCTCGTGATCTGTGGGACCCGCGACACGGTCACCCCCCCGCGCGTGGCCAAGTACATGGCGGAACGCATCGCGGGGGCCGACTACCGGGAGGTGGAAGGGGGGAGCCACTTCGCGCTCATCGAGCAGCCCGAGCTCGTGAACCGCTGGCTCGTGGAGTTCGCGCGCACGATCTACCCCGCGACGCAGGGCCAGCTCGGCGATCTGCCCGTGCCGCTCGTGGCGGCGGCTCAGTCGTCGGACGAGGACGAGCCCGTGGCGCGCAGGATGTAG
- a CDS encoding zinc metallopeptidase — protein MFFDPVYLLFLAPGLVLTLYATIKVKGTFARYRDVPTASGRTGAEVAQELLRRNNVRGVRVEPHEGFLSDHYDPKDKVVRLSPDVYYGRSISAVGVAAHECGHALQDAQGYAPMAIRQNLVVPANFGSTLSMVLIVAGFLLHATKLVWLGIFAFSAVVLFQLVTLPVEFNASSRARLRLVADGLVSREEETQVGKVLNAAALTYVAALITSVLTLAYYILRATGSSSSDD, from the coding sequence ATGTTCTTCGATCCGGTCTACCTGCTCTTCCTGGCGCCGGGGCTGGTCCTCACCCTGTACGCCACGATCAAGGTGAAGGGGACCTTCGCCCGCTACCGCGACGTCCCTACGGCGAGCGGCCGCACGGGGGCCGAGGTGGCGCAGGAGCTCCTTCGGCGGAACAACGTCCGCGGGGTGCGCGTCGAGCCACACGAAGGATTCCTCTCGGACCACTACGACCCCAAAGACAAGGTCGTGCGCCTCTCGCCGGACGTGTACTACGGGCGCTCGATCTCCGCCGTCGGCGTCGCAGCCCACGAGTGCGGGCACGCGCTGCAGGACGCCCAGGGCTACGCCCCGATGGCGATCCGGCAGAATCTGGTCGTCCCGGCCAACTTCGGCTCCACGCTCTCCATGGTGCTCATCGTGGCCGGCTTTCTCCTGCACGCGACGAAGCTCGTCTGGCTGGGCATCTTCGCCTTCTCGGCGGTGGTGCTCTTCCAGCTCGTCACCCTCCCCGTGGAGTTCAACGCCTCCTCGCGGGCACGGCTGCGCCTGGTGGCCGACGGCCTGGTGAGCCGCGAAGAGGAGACGCAGGTGGGGAAGGTGCTGAACGCCGCAGCGCTCACGTACGTGGCCGCGCTGATCACGAGCGTGCTGACGCTCGCCTACTACATCCTGCGCGCCACGGGCTCGTCCTCGTCCGACGACTGA
- a CDS encoding ArsA family ATPase, which yields MADLCPVMLFSGKGGVGKTTLAAATAVRLARGGSRVLILSTDPAHNLSDVFDTPLSSRPREILPGLDAMELDARGLFAEALGPETEGQGGLKGLMRLATDAPGIDEFGAIEVLLRVMEQAEHDLVILDTAPTGHTLRLLMVPELLDGWFGTMLELRDRIARAGRLLRRFLPGTKAPSEGDLARDLEGGRKRITALRDVLTDDQKSQIILVTIPEALSVLETTRTLQMLASHAMTVGTIVVNQLQPANPGCPHCARRREIHESELALMRRNAGATPVRVVESQPTAIRGADALEGMARLLWGDT from the coding sequence ATGGCCGATCTCTGTCCCGTGATGCTCTTCTCCGGCAAGGGTGGCGTGGGGAAGACCACGCTGGCCGCCGCCACGGCCGTGCGCCTGGCCCGCGGCGGGAGCCGGGTCCTCATCCTCTCCACCGACCCCGCGCACAACCTCTCGGACGTCTTCGACACGCCGCTCTCGAGCCGACCGCGGGAGATCCTGCCGGGGCTCGACGCGATGGAGCTCGACGCCCGCGGCCTCTTCGCGGAGGCGCTCGGCCCCGAAACCGAGGGACAAGGGGGGCTGAAGGGGCTCATGCGCCTCGCCACCGACGCCCCCGGCATCGACGAGTTCGGCGCGATCGAGGTGCTCCTCCGCGTGATGGAGCAAGCCGAGCACGACCTCGTGATCCTGGACACCGCCCCGACCGGTCACACGCTCCGCCTGCTGATGGTCCCCGAGCTCCTCGACGGCTGGTTCGGCACGATGCTGGAGCTTCGCGACCGCATCGCCCGCGCCGGCCGACTCCTCCGGCGCTTCCTGCCCGGTACGAAGGCCCCGAGCGAGGGGGACCTGGCCCGCGACCTGGAAGGGGGCCGCAAGCGCATCACCGCGCTCCGAGACGTGCTCACCGACGACCAGAAGTCGCAGATCATCCTGGTCACGATCCCCGAGGCGCTGAGCGTGCTCGAGACCACGCGCACGCTGCAGATGCTCGCCAGCCACGCCATGACGGTCGGTACGATCGTCGTGAATCAGCTCCAGCCGGCGAACCCCGGCTGCCCGCACTGCGCGCGACGGCGCGAGATCCACGAGTCCGAGCTCGCGCTGATGCGCCGCAACGCGGGCGCCACGCCGGTGCGCGTGGTGGAGAGTCAGCCGACGGCCATCCGCGGGGCCGACGCGCTGGAGGGGATGGCGCGGCTGCTCTGGGGCGACACCTAA
- the rocD gene encoding ornithine--oxo-acid transaminase: protein MASTAEIIAQTEAYGAANYHPLPVVLVKGEGVWVWDVEGKKYLDMLSCYSALSHGHRHPKVIAALKAQADEITLTSRAFHNDKLGQFYERVAKLTGLPRVLPMNSGAEAVETALKVARKWGYQVKRVPEGRAEIIACRNNFHGRTITVVSFSTEAEYRAGFGPFTPGFSIVPYNDLAAVEAAMTDHTVAFLVEPIQGEAGILIPSDGYLRDVAKLCKERNVLLICDEVQTGFGRTGKMFACEHEGVRPDVIVMGKALGGGVYPVSAIAATDEVMGVLRPGQHGSTFGGNPVAAAVGIAALDALVDENLTAKATEMGAYLTAKLRQLSSRHIKEIRGRGLLVGVDLKPEAGGARRYCEALMAEGMLCKETHESVIRLAPPLVITREEIDWAVERLARVLGN, encoded by the coding sequence ATGGCTAGCACTGCGGAGATCATTGCTCAAACCGAGGCGTACGGCGCGGCGAACTATCATCCGCTCCCGGTCGTGCTCGTGAAGGGGGAAGGGGTCTGGGTCTGGGACGTGGAGGGGAAGAAGTACCTGGACATGCTGAGCTGCTACTCGGCTCTCAGCCACGGGCATCGGCACCCGAAGGTCATCGCGGCGCTCAAGGCGCAGGCCGACGAGATCACGCTCACCTCGCGGGCGTTCCACAACGACAAGCTGGGCCAGTTCTACGAGCGGGTGGCGAAGCTGACCGGCCTGCCGCGCGTGCTGCCCATGAACAGCGGGGCCGAGGCGGTGGAGACGGCGCTCAAGGTGGCCCGCAAGTGGGGCTATCAGGTGAAGCGGGTGCCCGAGGGGAGGGCCGAGATCATCGCCTGCCGGAACAACTTCCACGGCCGCACGATCACCGTGGTCTCTTTCTCGACGGAGGCGGAGTACCGCGCGGGTTTCGGTCCCTTCACCCCCGGGTTCTCGATCGTCCCGTACAACGACCTGGCGGCGGTCGAGGCGGCGATGACGGACCACACCGTCGCGTTCCTCGTCGAGCCGATCCAGGGCGAGGCGGGGATCCTGATCCCGAGCGACGGCTACCTCCGCGACGTGGCCAAGCTCTGCAAGGAGCGGAACGTGCTCCTCATCTGCGACGAGGTCCAGACGGGCTTCGGGCGGACCGGCAAGATGTTCGCCTGCGAGCACGAAGGGGTGCGCCCAGACGTGATCGTGATGGGCAAGGCGCTCGGCGGCGGCGTATACCCGGTCTCCGCCATCGCCGCCACCGACGAGGTGATGGGGGTGCTCCGGCCGGGGCAGCACGGCTCGACCTTCGGGGGAAACCCGGTGGCGGCCGCCGTCGGCATCGCCGCGCTCGACGCTCTCGTCGACGAGAACCTCACGGCGAAGGCGACCGAGATGGGCGCGTACCTCACGGCGAAGCTGCGGCAGCTCTCGTCGAGACACATCAAGGAGATCCGCGGGCGCGGGTTGCTCGTCGGCGTGGACCTCAAGCCCGAGGCGGGCGGAGCGCGACGCTACTGCGAGGCGCTCATGGCGGAGGGGATGCTCTGCAAGGAAACCCACGAGTCGGTGATTCGGCTGGCGCCGCCCCTCGTGATCACGCGTGAAGAAATCGACTGGGCCGTGGAGCGGCTGGCCCGCGTGCTCGGTAACTAG
- a CDS encoding acyl-CoA dehydrogenase: MADFVADLRDLKFVLFEQLDLAPLQASERYAGFARDDYEMILDEAYRMSREVLGPANAKGDKEGCSFADGRVTVPPSYREPFKRYIEGGWLSLNRNPAYGGQGAPELLRLAVDDMFFGACIALNLGMLLTPAAAHVIENFGTEESKRLYLRNLFSGKWSGTMCLTEPQAGSDVGAASTRAKKEGDHYLIQGEKIFITFGEHDLTENIVHLVLARIEGAPKGTKGLSLFIVPKFRLNADGTPGAPNDVHCTGIEHKMGIHGSPTCSMSFGPNGGCWGWLLGEEHSGMRLMFQMMNEARIAVGLQGAAIGNAAYQAALQYARERMQGPDLRQMKDPDAPRVPIVRHPDVQVNLARQKAYGEGLRSLMLYTVYLFDRSKIATDPTEKARLQSTVEILVPICKSYGSDMGFRLTEWALQTFGGYGYLHDYPAEQYMRDCKIASLYEGTNGIQALDLVGRKLSMNGGANVMALMGVLAQFIERRGNHAGVKEQVAQVAKARDAWGEINALFASAASSGQFMLPLRTASQYLGLCGQLVLGYLLTDQAAVAWDKLKAIADAAGVELGDAKAVRALVERDPEARYYDAKVKTARFFCAHELPQVYATAAAIKSGDASASEMVWE; the protein is encoded by the coding sequence ATGGCTGATTTCGTGGCTGACCTTCGAGACCTGAAGTTCGTGCTCTTCGAGCAACTCGACCTCGCGCCGCTGCAGGCGAGCGAACGCTACGCCGGCTTCGCGCGTGACGATTACGAGATGATCCTCGACGAGGCCTATCGTATGAGCCGCGAGGTTCTCGGCCCGGCGAACGCGAAGGGGGACAAGGAGGGGTGCTCCTTCGCGGACGGTCGGGTCACGGTGCCGCCGAGCTATCGCGAGCCCTTCAAGCGCTACATCGAGGGCGGCTGGCTCAGCCTGAACCGCAACCCGGCCTACGGTGGGCAGGGGGCCCCCGAGCTCCTGCGGCTCGCCGTGGACGACATGTTCTTCGGCGCGTGCATCGCGCTCAACCTCGGCATGCTCCTCACGCCGGCGGCGGCGCACGTGATCGAGAACTTCGGCACGGAGGAGTCGAAGCGGCTGTACCTGCGCAACCTCTTCTCGGGGAAGTGGAGCGGCACGATGTGCCTCACCGAGCCGCAGGCCGGCTCGGACGTGGGGGCGGCCTCGACGCGGGCCAAGAAGGAGGGCGACCACTACCTCATCCAGGGGGAGAAGATCTTCATCACCTTCGGCGAGCACGATCTGACGGAGAACATCGTGCACCTCGTGCTGGCGCGCATCGAGGGGGCTCCGAAGGGGACCAAGGGCCTGAGCCTCTTCATCGTGCCCAAGTTCCGCCTGAACGCGGACGGCACGCCGGGGGCGCCGAACGACGTGCACTGCACGGGGATCGAGCACAAGATGGGGATCCACGGCTCCCCGACCTGTTCGATGAGCTTCGGACCGAACGGCGGGTGCTGGGGCTGGCTCCTCGGCGAGGAGCACTCGGGGATGCGCCTCATGTTTCAGATGATGAACGAGGCGCGCATCGCCGTCGGGCTGCAGGGGGCGGCGATCGGCAACGCGGCGTACCAGGCGGCGCTCCAGTACGCGCGAGAGCGGATGCAGGGCCCGGACCTGCGCCAGATGAAGGACCCCGACGCCCCCCGCGTGCCGATCGTGCGGCACCCGGACGTCCAGGTGAACCTCGCCCGGCAGAAGGCCTACGGCGAAGGGCTGCGCTCGCTGATGCTCTACACGGTCTACCTCTTCGACCGGTCCAAGATCGCCACGGACCCGACGGAGAAGGCGCGGCTGCAGTCCACGGTCGAGATCCTGGTGCCGATCTGCAAGTCGTACGGCTCGGACATGGGTTTCCGCCTGACCGAGTGGGCGCTCCAGACCTTCGGTGGGTACGGCTACCTTCACGACTACCCCGCCGAGCAGTACATGCGGGACTGCAAGATCGCCTCGCTCTACGAGGGGACGAACGGCATCCAGGCGCTGGACCTCGTCGGTCGGAAGCTGAGCATGAACGGCGGCGCGAACGTGATGGCGCTGATGGGGGTGCTAGCGCAGTTCATCGAGCGGCGCGGCAACCACGCGGGGGTCAAGGAGCAGGTGGCGCAGGTGGCCAAGGCGCGGGACGCGTGGGGCGAGATCAACGCCCTCTTCGCCTCGGCGGCGTCGAGCGGGCAGTTCATGTTGCCCCTGCGGACGGCCAGCCAGTATCTCGGGCTCTGCGGGCAGCTCGTCCTCGGCTACCTGCTCACCGACCAGGCGGCGGTGGCGTGGGACAAGCTGAAGGCCATCGCGGACGCCGCGGGGGTCGAGCTCGGGGACGCGAAGGCCGTGCGGGCCCTCGTCGAGCGAGACCCGGAGGCGCGCTACTACGACGCCAAGGTGAAGACCGCGCGCTTCTTCTGCGCCCACGAGCTGCCGCAGGTGTATGCCACGGCGGCGGCGATCAAGAGCGGTGACGCGAGCGCTTCCGAGATGGTCTGGGAGTAG
- the tadA gene encoding Flp pilus assembly complex ATPase component TadA, whose product MMGLQGASSERVSNWLFGAAGALVVAGAVSLVVGSAPESWLEFGLAVRWYVVRQLRENPLALPATILAGVATLAWLVVSRRAARRYEREEAAGALPAREVGVLEDRALVRWARSLLEPELTRTHPRVERVADVLLGAPVDVGASELVLEPGPMVVDLSLRMSMDRVTVTTMSRELYAQVLVHFRRVLGLAGDGEGQLDLRSADAVEQLRVVLRSGPEGTVMRVQVLGRAGATLTLDELKLPPAVHEELVRALGATRGLVLVSGPAGHGVGTTLYAALHHVNHERQRTGLIATLEETVRHALPFAHQTELGRGHAPRVLEKVLARPAKVLLVRPAAEAETVRMVVEAARTRLVLATLGSVDAREAILKAVDCAGATAVGETLLLSVGQRLARRLCPACRVEARPSADEMTVGGVSSDAVFYASRGCQACGYTGLAGRHPIFEALRRDEELARALQHGAPAAALAAALDRRAAGGLMAAGLAEAGRGHLSLAELSRVVEER is encoded by the coding sequence ATGATGGGCTTGCAGGGCGCCTCCAGCGAACGGGTCTCCAACTGGCTCTTCGGCGCGGCCGGGGCCCTGGTGGTGGCGGGGGCGGTCTCACTCGTGGTGGGGAGCGCCCCCGAGAGCTGGCTCGAGTTCGGGCTGGCCGTGCGGTGGTACGTGGTGCGGCAGCTGCGCGAGAACCCTCTTGCCTTGCCGGCTACGATCCTCGCGGGAGTCGCGACGCTGGCCTGGCTCGTCGTCTCGCGGCGGGCGGCGCGCAGGTACGAGCGCGAGGAGGCGGCTGGTGCGCTGCCGGCGCGCGAGGTCGGCGTGCTGGAGGATCGCGCGCTCGTCCGGTGGGCGCGCTCGCTCCTCGAGCCGGAGCTGACGCGAACGCACCCGCGCGTGGAGCGGGTGGCCGACGTCCTCCTGGGTGCGCCCGTCGACGTGGGGGCCAGCGAGCTGGTCCTCGAGCCTGGGCCGATGGTGGTCGACCTCTCGCTGCGCATGTCGATGGACCGGGTCACCGTGACTACCATGAGCCGCGAGCTCTACGCCCAGGTGCTGGTCCATTTCCGACGCGTCCTCGGTCTCGCGGGCGATGGAGAGGGGCAGCTCGACCTGCGTTCCGCCGACGCGGTAGAGCAGCTCCGCGTCGTGCTGCGCTCGGGACCCGAGGGGACCGTGATGCGGGTCCAGGTGCTAGGCCGCGCGGGGGCGACCCTGACGCTCGACGAGCTCAAGCTGCCGCCGGCAGTGCACGAGGAGCTCGTGCGCGCCCTCGGGGCGACGCGGGGGCTCGTGCTCGTCAGTGGTCCAGCCGGCCACGGCGTGGGGACGACGCTCTACGCGGCGCTGCACCACGTGAACCACGAGCGCCAGCGGACGGGCCTCATCGCCACGCTCGAGGAGACCGTCCGACACGCGCTCCCCTTCGCGCATCAGACGGAGCTCGGGAGGGGGCATGCGCCTCGCGTGCTCGAGAAGGTGCTCGCCCGCCCGGCGAAGGTGCTCCTCGTGCGGCCGGCGGCGGAGGCGGAGACGGTCCGGATGGTCGTTGAGGCCGCGCGGACGCGGCTGGTGCTCGCCACGCTGGGGTCCGTCGATGCGAGGGAGGCGATCCTCAAGGCCGTGGATTGCGCTGGCGCCACGGCGGTGGGGGAGACGCTCCTCCTGTCCGTCGGACAGCGGCTCGCGCGGCGGCTCTGCCCGGCGTGCCGCGTGGAGGCGCGGCCGAGCGCTGACGAGATGACGGTAGGAGGCGTCTCGTCGGACGCGGTCTTTTACGCCTCGCGTGGGTGCCAGGCCTGCGGCTACACCGGGCTCGCGGGTCGGCACCCGATCTTCGAGGCGCTGCGCCGCGACGAGGAGCTCGCGCGTGCGCTGCAGCACGGGGCTCCCGCCGCGGCTCTGGCGGCTGCGCTCGACCGGCGAGCGGCGGGGGGCCTGATGGCCGCCGGGCTCGCGGAGGCGGGGAGGGGTCACCTGAGCCTGGCCGAGCTCTCGCGCGTGGTCGAGGAGCGCTGA
- a CDS encoding right-handed parallel beta-helix repeat-containing protein: MTRTAIFRLASSCVVALAASLACEAHAATYYVATTGNDSTGTGSTNAPWKTIGRASGELVAGDILEVRAGTYTEQVSLDNGGSAASPVTVRAAAGATVVIAGRRTTTPHLPTTADQALVQITDDYITFSGFEVRDSWGHGIVVDNANGVKVLDCRVHDNGGEGIMFTAAAAAPIASGTIQGNTVYQNVQSNAAHATNPPLHGITLDYANNVQVLNNTVYQNHHTGLYVNTSAGAVLRGNTIYDNVHHNLYVDHATGASIAQNRVYCTTGAGYDFQGHRANGIAVEDGSTSTGHTVMNNLVRNCANNFSWINSGDAGTGMKNVVVANNTLVHAELLGMFIDTGAHSGSSIVNNLVLQTATVGDTIDVSTPATGIGFSHNNWRGGVNPVASPDPPVNPATDVTADCGLANPSTPDAASFRLGASSPCVNRGTASARVTTDYFGTARPQGPAYDIGAHEVVGAVTPDARVADAAPKKDAAIARDGAVKKDGGVKTDGGPAKDAAAPSEGGLVGDGAATRDGAPTGDGATPTDGAPAGDGQPAGDGGTSEIFGCHCRVGAEPSSAWAGLGALALALALASRARRRRQK; encoded by the coding sequence GTGACACGAACCGCGATCTTCAGGCTCGCCAGCTCCTGCGTCGTCGCCCTCGCCGCCTCCCTCGCGTGCGAGGCGCACGCGGCCACGTACTACGTCGCGACCACGGGCAACGACAGCACGGGGACCGGCAGCACGAACGCCCCCTGGAAGACCATCGGCCGGGCGTCGGGCGAGCTCGTAGCCGGAGATATCCTCGAGGTTCGTGCGGGCACATACACGGAGCAGGTCAGCCTCGACAACGGCGGTAGCGCGGCGAGCCCCGTGACGGTGCGGGCCGCGGCCGGGGCCACGGTGGTGATCGCCGGGCGGCGCACCACCACGCCGCACCTCCCGACCACCGCGGACCAGGCGCTGGTCCAGATCACCGACGACTACATCACCTTCAGCGGCTTCGAGGTGCGCGACTCGTGGGGCCACGGCATCGTGGTGGACAACGCGAACGGCGTGAAGGTGCTCGACTGCCGGGTTCACGACAACGGCGGCGAGGGGATCATGTTCACCGCCGCGGCGGCCGCGCCGATCGCGAGCGGCACGATTCAAGGGAACACCGTCTATCAGAACGTCCAGAGCAACGCGGCCCACGCGACGAACCCGCCGCTCCACGGCATCACCCTCGACTACGCCAACAACGTGCAGGTGCTGAACAACACCGTCTACCAGAACCACCACACCGGCCTGTACGTGAACACGAGCGCGGGCGCCGTGCTGCGCGGCAACACGATCTACGACAACGTCCACCACAACCTGTACGTCGACCATGCGACCGGCGCCTCGATCGCGCAGAACCGCGTGTACTGCACCACCGGCGCGGGGTACGACTTTCAGGGGCACCGCGCCAACGGCATCGCCGTAGAGGACGGCTCGACCTCCACCGGGCACACGGTGATGAACAACCTGGTGCGGAACTGTGCCAACAACTTCTCGTGGATCAACAGCGGCGACGCGGGCACCGGCATGAAGAACGTGGTGGTGGCCAACAACACGCTCGTCCACGCCGAGCTCCTCGGCATGTTCATCGACACGGGCGCGCACTCGGGCAGCAGCATCGTGAACAACCTCGTGCTGCAGACGGCGACGGTGGGGGACACGATCGACGTCTCTACGCCTGCCACGGGGATCGGCTTCTCCCACAACAACTGGCGCGGGGGAGTGAATCCCGTGGCGTCGCCCGACCCGCCCGTCAACCCTGCTACTGACGTGACCGCCGACTGCGGCCTCGCGAACCCGTCCACCCCGGACGCGGCCAGCTTTCGCCTCGGGGCCAGCTCACCTTGCGTGAACCGCGGCACCGCCTCGGCGCGCGTGACGACCGACTACTTCGGCACCGCGCGCCCGCAAGGCCCCGCCTACGACATCGGCGCGCACGAGGTGGTGGGGGCCGTGACGCCCGACGCGCGGGTGGCCGACGCGGCCCCGAAGAAGGACGCCGCGATCGCGCGAGACGGCGCGGTGAAGAAGGACGGCGGCGTGAAGACCGACGGAGGCCCGGCGAAGGACGCGGCAGCGCCGAGCGAGGGAGGGCTCGTAGGCGATGGCGCGGCGACGCGCGACGGCGCGCCGACCGGGGACGGAGCGACGCCGACGGATGGTGCGCCCGCGGGAGACGGGCAGCCGGCCGGCGACGGGGGCACCTCCGAGATCTTCGGCTGCCACTGCCGCGTCGGCGCGGAACCCTCGTCGGCGTGGGCCGGGCTGGGAGCTCTCGCGCTGGCCCTCGCGCTCGCGTCCCGGGCCCGCAGAAGGCGTCAGAAGTAG